The following is a genomic window from Candidatus Moraniibacteriota bacterium.
CGGAACGGCATCCCTACGCCGGGGTGGCGAAATGGCAGACGCACCAGCTTTAGGAGCTGGCGGTGGCAACACCATGGAGGTTCAAGTCCTCTCCCCGGCACCAGTGAGCTCACGCATCAAACACAAAAAAACCGCTCCTAGATTCGGAGCGGCTTTTGTTTTTCCATCCACAGTTCCGACGCGCGTTAAACTTTGTTGGCACAAAGCTCCTCAAAAGAAGAACGCGTAGGTGAGATTCAACCGGACTCGAGGAGAGAATTCGGAATATTCCGAATGCCCCGACAATTGCCGGGAATATCCAGCTCAATCATCACTACCCGCTACGCGTGGCGGAACCATGAAAAGAAACTTTTGGTCTTACTTCAAAGAACCCTTGCCCCCTCGCGAATCTCTACCAACCCTCAAACTTTTTCTGGTTTGAGAATTGGATTGAGAAAACAAGGCTTGCGTAAGGCTTTTTGTACAATCTATTTTAAAGTAGTGTAAACCATATATTTGACTTATTTTGTGGTTTTGTGTACCATATAATTATGGTTTTTCAACGAAAACAATCTATACCATCATCTCTCACGGCGCATCGAGTACTGGTCATATATGGTCCGCGCCGCGTGGGAAAGACAACACTCTTGAACGCGTACTTGGAGAGTATTCGCCCCACACAAACCGTCCTTTCGGTTGTCGGGGACGATATCCGCATCCGCGAACTTTTTGCCTCCGAAAATCGAGATGCGCTCCTTGATTTTGCACGACCATACAACACCATTGCCATTGACGAAGCCCAGCAGGTTCCCAGTATCGGTCTCGGCGCGAAAATGCTCATTGACGCCTTCCCGGAAAAACACATTATTTTGACCGGATCGTCATCATTTGATCTCTCATCGCAGATTGGCGAACCATTGACCGGTCGCCACTTTACCCTGACGCTTCTCCCATTGGCACAGTCCGAAATACAAGCAACACACTTCGAGCTGTCCGGCACACTCGAGCAATTTCTCCGGTACGGTTCCTATCCCGAGGTGTTGATTGCACCCGATTCCGCCTCGCGAGAACGGATCTTGAACGAACTCGTTTCATCGTATCTCTACAAGGACGTACTCGCGCTCGACAAAATCAAATCTCCGGACCTCTTGCGCGACATCGCCCGCATGATCGCTTTTCAAATCGGATCAGAAGTCTCGCTCAATGAGATAGCGATCTCGGTCAAAACCGATATCAAAACCGTCGCCCGATACCTTGATCTTCTCGAAAAAATGTTCGTCATCAGGAAAGTGCGAGGATTCAGCCGAAACCTTCGAAACGAAATTACCAAAAAGGCGAAATACTACTTTCTCGATCTCGGAGTGCGAAACGCCGTCATTGGTCGATTCGTTCCCCTCTCAAACCGCGACGATATCGGCGCGCTCTGGGAGAACTTCGTCTTCATGGAACTCGCCAAGCAAAGCGGCTTCGCCGACATGGCGGACAGCTACTTCTTTTGGCGAACACACACCGGCGTCGAAATTGATATCATTCGCGAATCTCAAGACGCGATCGAAGCCATAGAGTGCAAGTGGAACAAAGACGCGCGCATCCCAAAGACATGGCGCGACGCCTATCCGAACAGCACATTCAAGACCATCAATCGAAATAACTACCTCAGTCAATTTGCCTAGCATTTCAAAGAACTCTATTCCTCTTTTCGCTGATCTCTACCAATCCTCAAGCTTTTTCAAGTTGAGAATTGGATTGAGAGAGGGTTGACCATATTCGCGATAAGCACCCTCAGAACTTATCGCAAAGCGCGTGAGAATCTGGGGCACGCGCACCCGTTTTTCATTAGTCTCGAATCCTTTCGGGACTGACAGTGTACTGCCAATCCATGGCAAGCACCTCGGCTTCCTGCCGAGTGTAAGCCAGACGATACCCGTCCGGCTCGCAGACAGTGGAGCCCGTCAGAGCTCCACACATCCGCCGCCCGCAATACGGGCACTTCGGAAGATTTTCATTTTGCATTCCCCTCTCCTTTATCTATAATTTTCGAAAAAGTCACTCTACCGACCAGCAAGCGCTCTGCTTGCATTTCGGATAAAGCGGGGGAAGAGTTTTCAACCATGAATACCCCTCCCCTTTGTAACCTTACTACCCACCCGTTCCAAAAAGGGCGTCGGTGGTACTGGCACAAAGCGATTGCGCCTTACACCGAATCATATACCGCTTGAAGTGGCGGCCGACTTTGGTTTTCGGCGACTCGCCAGCAAGGACGCCGCGCACGTCAGTCACTTCCGCTTCGTTAAGCAGGCACGATCCAGAATTTGCGCCTCTACTCCACGATCCCCAGCCCTCAAGAACATTGCCATTCTTGTCGAGCAAGAAGTTATACGAGGACTCGGATCCTCCTATACGGGCAACCGCCTGAGGGTGAGGTCTGTACGAACACGTACCCTTGGCGAAGCAGACTTGGGGCATTGCCTTCCGTGCCATCCGGGCACGATAGTCAATGATCCCTTGCACCACCGGGATGTGGCCGAGTTGGTTTACTATTTCTGCCCAAATCGCCTCATCGGCGATTTGACCGTGGGTATCGTCGCAGATACTCACATACTCCTTCTGGAGTTTCTCCACCTCAAACGCCCTCCTGTCCACAAAACAACCTCCCAACCTTTCACGGGGGTTCAGCCAATTCCACCGACCGTTCAGGAGAAAGAATACATGGTACCTGGTGGTACCAAATCCGTTTTCATCCGTGGCGAAGACGAGATTGTCCACAGGGACGACATCGCCAATAACAAACCTCTCCGACATGGGCTGGACTACCGCTATACAAAACCTATTTTGAGCTTTCATGATAACCCCCTTAAGAGGTGTTGAGCATAGTTCCGTGCTTATCAGGCACGAGCGGTCTGAGCCACTTTCGTGGCGGTCTGAATTTTCGCACCGATACTGCCAAGCGCGTTTCTGTTCACGTTTTTCACGAATAATCTGAATCAGAAATGCACTCAGCAATTCAATTTGAAAACCCAGTGCCATACTTCAAAGAACTTTCCTATCCCGCACGCCGTACTCATGGTGCGGGATCACTCTACTGACCAAGAAGCACTTGCTTCCCTGTCAGATAAAGCGGGAGAGTTTGTACCGAAGTACTCTCCCAAGCTCCAACCTATTTGTTCAGTCCCATCGATCGGTCACACCGACGAGACTTTTGAATCAGCCTTCCAAGATTGACTGGTACTTCCGACCATCCTTGGCAGTAGGCCACCGACCCGTAAGCCGACGAAACCTAATCCCGTCCGCGTTGGGGATGGTCCCCGCCAGGTACCCCTTGTACCTAGCGAAAGTCCTAGC
Proteins encoded in this region:
- a CDS encoding ATP-binding protein, encoding MVFQRKQSIPSSLTAHRVLVIYGPRRVGKTTLLNAYLESIRPTQTVLSVVGDDIRIRELFASENRDALLDFARPYNTIAIDEAQQVPSIGLGAKMLIDAFPEKHIILTGSSSFDLSSQIGEPLTGRHFTLTLLPLAQSEIQATHFELSGTLEQFLRYGSYPEVLIAPDSASRERILNELVSSYLYKDVLALDKIKSPDLLRDIARMIAFQIGSEVSLNEIAISVKTDIKTVARYLDLLEKMFVIRKVRGFSRNLRNEITKKAKYYFLDLGVRNAVIGRFVPLSNRDDIGALWENFVFMELAKQSGFADMADSYFFWRTHTGVEIDIIRESQDAIEAIECKWNKDARIPKTWRDAYPNSTFKTINRNNYLSQFA